One window from the genome of Leucobacter aridicollis encodes:
- a CDS encoding Lrp/AsnC family transcriptional regulator, translated as MLDDVDSSILAMLGRDGRTPYTSIAAALHLSEATIRNRVQRMLDNGILVIVALCNPISLGMQALRLFVTVDHPSRVESVCLALAQLHHTNRVAAGAGSKEIYVELTCASLPESQRLLDTIRAIDGISEIQTSILTRFEKDHSWRGLRGGSGQRRART; from the coding sequence ATGCTCGATGACGTCGACTCTTCGATTCTCGCGATGCTCGGCCGCGACGGGCGCACCCCGTATACCTCCATCGCCGCTGCGCTTCACCTTAGCGAGGCGACGATTCGTAACCGAGTACAGCGAATGCTCGACAACGGAATTCTGGTGATTGTCGCGCTCTGCAACCCGATATCGCTTGGCATGCAGGCGCTCCGACTGTTCGTCACCGTCGATCACCCGTCCAGGGTGGAGAGCGTGTGCCTAGCGCTCGCGCAACTCCACCACACGAACCGAGTTGCCGCCGGTGCAGGTTCAAAGGAAATCTATGTTGAGCTGACGTGCGCGAGTCTCCCAGAATCGCAGCGGCTGCTCGACACTATTCGAGCTATCGACGGCATCTCGGAAATACAGACCTCGATCCTCACCCGGTTTGAGAAGGATCACTCGTGGCGTGGCCTGCGCGGCGGCAGCGGGCAGCGGCGAGCCCGCACGTAA
- a CDS encoding Lrp/AsnC family transcriptional regulator has translation MSVNVADSIDRQIIDALRADGRRPFRQIASDLGVSESTVRSRFARLSELGILQVVGLAGLHGVGAVEGHIAIQVVGASAHSVAQRLAQLPEVKLVAEAVGAADLILDVVFQNLSDFQRFIKIELPAYEGVRKVEFLRTGEIVKDSYVWAS, from the coding sequence ATGAGCGTCAACGTCGCCGACTCAATCGATCGCCAGATTATTGATGCGCTGCGCGCGGATGGCCGCCGCCCGTTTCGGCAGATCGCATCGGACCTGGGGGTGAGCGAGTCGACCGTGCGGTCGAGATTCGCTCGCCTCTCCGAGCTTGGGATCTTGCAGGTCGTTGGCCTCGCTGGGTTGCACGGAGTCGGGGCCGTCGAAGGGCATATCGCGATTCAAGTCGTCGGCGCGTCAGCGCACTCTGTCGCGCAACGGCTTGCGCAGCTCCCAGAGGTGAAGCTGGTTGCCGAAGCCGTAGGGGCTGCAGACCTGATACTCGACGTCGTCTTCCAGAACCTCAGTGACTTTCAACGCTTCATCAAGATCGAGCTGCCTGCCTACGAGGGTGTACGGAAGGTTGAATTCTTGCGGACCGGCGAGATCGTCAAAGACTCATACGTCTGGGCGAGTTAA
- a CDS encoding nitrilase-related carbon-nitrogen hydrolase encodes MKIAAAQFAPTADVRDNLARAEALAEDAAAAGVGLLVLPEESMVQTGLVTGSLAPVADDHWAEFSDGLRAIAARHRIALIASGLEPSGTPRPFNTILAVDSDGALSGSYRKLHLYDAFSYQESGRVQPGDELPPVVQLGGVHVGLVNCYDLRFPELTRSLVDAGAEVIAVTAAWMTGRNKEDHWSTLLRARAIESTTWVVASGNSAPDCVAGSKIIDPMGIVVADAGEPEVGWCAAEVSGDRTAQVRRVLPALANRRIDLAYTVRPKIFIKAAVNGGRETAETPLVPLTPAEIAAEAAASVRAGADVIHAHARTANGGQTIAPEHIAAMVRAVREEDPTIVVGTTTGLWTCADHADRMAKIEAWEAEWLPDFASVAFCEEGAAEAAQAVLARGMVLESAVWSMDDVPALLASPTLHDNVRVLIEPLAEDPDQAVRDCREMAAALRAGGVTAPLLYHGLEGTTWPVVRAAIADGVEVRVGIEDVVSSEDGAIASNSIQVAEALRIYAELHATTA; translated from the coding sequence ATGAAAATTGCAGCCGCTCAGTTCGCCCCGACGGCGGACGTTCGTGACAACCTTGCGCGCGCCGAGGCGCTCGCAGAAGACGCAGCGGCCGCCGGGGTGGGGCTGCTCGTGCTCCCCGAGGAGTCGATGGTGCAGACCGGTCTCGTGACCGGTTCGCTGGCTCCCGTAGCGGACGATCACTGGGCAGAGTTCAGTGACGGCTTACGAGCCATCGCAGCCCGCCACCGCATCGCGCTTATCGCCTCGGGCCTCGAACCAAGCGGCACGCCTCGCCCGTTCAACACCATCCTTGCCGTCGACAGCGACGGCGCGCTCAGCGGCAGCTATCGAAAGCTGCACCTGTATGACGCGTTCTCGTACCAGGAGTCGGGCCGCGTGCAGCCCGGCGACGAACTCCCACCCGTCGTGCAGCTTGGCGGCGTGCACGTCGGGCTCGTGAACTGTTACGACCTGCGCTTTCCCGAGCTCACGCGCTCACTCGTCGATGCGGGAGCAGAGGTCATTGCGGTCACCGCCGCATGGATGACAGGCCGCAACAAGGAAGACCACTGGTCGACCCTGCTCCGTGCGCGGGCGATCGAGAGCACGACATGGGTCGTGGCAAGCGGCAACTCGGCGCCCGACTGCGTGGCGGGAAGCAAGATCATCGACCCAATGGGCATCGTTGTCGCAGACGCGGGAGAGCCCGAGGTGGGCTGGTGCGCTGCCGAGGTCTCTGGCGACCGTACGGCGCAGGTGCGCCGCGTACTCCCGGCCCTCGCCAACCGCCGAATCGACCTCGCCTACACCGTTCGCCCCAAGATCTTCATCAAGGCCGCGGTGAATGGCGGCCGGGAGACGGCCGAAACCCCGCTCGTCCCGCTCACTCCCGCGGAAATTGCGGCCGAGGCCGCCGCCTCAGTTCGAGCTGGGGCGGATGTCATCCACGCGCACGCGCGCACCGCTAATGGTGGTCAAACGATTGCCCCTGAACACATCGCTGCCATGGTGCGTGCAGTGCGGGAGGAGGATCCCACGATCGTCGTCGGCACAACCACCGGCCTCTGGACCTGCGCCGATCACGCGGACAGAATGGCAAAGATCGAGGCATGGGAGGCCGAGTGGCTGCCTGACTTCGCATCGGTCGCGTTCTGCGAAGAGGGTGCCGCCGAGGCGGCACAGGCCGTTCTCGCGCGAGGCATGGTGCTTGAGAGCGCTGTCTGGTCAATGGACGATGTGCCCGCGCTCCTCGCGTCGCCAACGCTGCACGACAACGTCCGCGTACTCATCGAGCCGCTCGCTGAGGATCCCGACCAGGCGGTGCGTGACTGTCGCGAGATGGCCGCGGCGCTCCGCGCGGGAGGGGTCACGGCCCCGCTGCTGTACCACGGGCTCGAGGGAACGACCTGGCCCGTGGTCCGCGCAGCCATCGCCGACGGTGTCGAGGTGCGAGTGGGTATCGAGGACGTCGTGAGTAGCGAGGATGGCGCGATCGCATCGAATAGTATTCAGGTAGCAGAAGCATTGCGGATCTACGCTGAGCTACACGCCACGACGGCCTAG